TGCGCTGTTCGTCCATCTCGAGGTACTCGATCTCGTCGTCGGGCGAGAGGCTGGTGCCGTCGGGGGTCTTGATGGTGAACGTCTGGTAGGTCTCGAGGTCCATCACCTGGGCGACGCTGTCGGATTCCATGCTGACGACCTGGCCCTGCTTTCGGTTGATGATCGGGACCCAGACCTTCGCGTCGACGGGCTGGGTGAAGTTGCGCTTGTTCTCGTCGAAGACGCCCTTGCCCTCGACGCGGGCCTTCGCGCTGCCGTGCTTGCCGGGTTTGGCGGTGCTGTAGGCCGTGATCTGACACGGCGTGTCGTCGATCATCACGTAGCTTCCCTCGTCGAGTTCGCGAACTTGCGTCTGCTGTCTGGCCATGTCCGTGGTTGTTAATCCGGGGGTATAAACGGTTTGGAACCGCTCGTCTACGCCCCGCCGTGGGTCTCGATGACCCGCTCGACGCGCTCCAGTCCCGTCTCGAACGCCGGGGTCGAGAGGCCGAACCCGATCCGGAACCGATCGTCGTGGCCGAAGACGCTGCCCGGGGCGAGCACGACCGACTCCTCCTCAACGACGGTACGACAGAACGCCTCCGAATCCGCGAACCCGTCGGGGATCGTCGGGAAGGCGTTCACGCCCACCGGTTCGAGCCAGTCGAGTCCGTGGTCGGCGACGAACTCGGCCACCCGTTCCCGGTGGTCCCGCGCGAGCGCCCGGTTCTCGTCGAGGATCGCCTCCTCGTCGGCGAGCGCCTGGCGAGCGACGTGCTGACCGAAGACCGAGGGCGAGATGGTGGTGTAATCCTTCCAGTTGCGGGCCGCGTCCACGACCTCGGGCGGGCCGGCCAGCCAGCCGAACCGCAAGCCGGCGAGGCCGTGGGCCTTCGTGAGGCTCGTGGTG
This sequence is a window from Halococcus hamelinensis 100A6. Protein-coding genes within it:
- a CDS encoding translation initiation factor IF-5A, which gives rise to MARQQTQVRELDEGSYVMIDDTPCQITAYSTAKPGKHGSAKARVEGKGVFDENKRNFTQPVDAKVWVPIINRKQGQVVSMESDSVAQVMDLETYQTFTIKTPDGTSLSPDDEIEYLEMDEQRKVV